In one window of Anthonomus grandis grandis chromosome 11, icAntGran1.3, whole genome shotgun sequence DNA:
- the LOC126742486 gene encoding KRAB-A domain-containing protein 2-like produces MTTKMNARKVIRDLHTACRHKGEKKYKKVAEHYSKKAVEVTKELLNIFLNFGAPIVLQSDNGREFTANIIKKLGCLWPALVLVNVTPRYPQSQESVERGNCVVKESLVAWMQDHNSSSWSLGLKFVQWGINTTYHEAIKMMPYKAMFGQPPKVGLGTKIPQEFLAAICNGIMEEKINELHKIPENKSDVDLE; encoded by the coding sequence ATGACTACCAAAATGAATGCGCGGAAGGTAATTCGAGATTTACATACAGCTTGCAGACataaaggagaaaaaaaatacaaaaaagttgCTGAACATTATTCTAAAAAAGCTGTTGAAGTTACCAAAGaacttctaaatatttttttaaattttggagcTCCAATCGTGCTTCAATCTGATAATGGTAGAGAATTTACTGCCAATATAATTAAAAAGCTTGGATGTCTTTGGCCAGCTTTAGTTCTTGTTAATGTGACGCCAAGATATCCACAAAGTCAAGAAAGTGTGGAAAGGGGTAACTGTGTTGTAAAAGAATCATTGGTGGCTTGGATGCAAGACCATAACTCATCTTCTTGGTCTTTGGGCTTGAAATTTGTTCAGTGGGGTATAAATACAACTTATCACGAAGCCATAAAAATGATGCCTTATAAAGCGATGTTTGGACAACCTCCAAAAGTAGGTTTGGGAACAAAAATACCCCAAGAATTTTTGGCTGCTATTTGCAATGGAATAATGGAAGAAAAGATAAATGAATTACATAAAATTCCAGAAAATAAATCGGATGTGGACCTTGAATAA